The DNA segment AAAAGTTTGCTTTCTAAAATTTTTTTAATAATAATTACTAATCACATTTTTTTAAATCCACCTAAAGTTCAATCTGCAGAAAATATCAAAATTATCTACGGCATTTTTTCAAGAACAGTAACTGTAGATTCTTTAAAAGATTTTGCTGAGAATGGTAAATCATCAATGTCATTAAGAAGAATTTTAAATGCGACCGGTTCTTCAGATGATGAGATTCAAACAATATTAAATAAAAATTTCGAAATACCAATAACTATTGCAAGTAAATTAGTTTACTCCGAAATAGGTAACGTTTTTTTAACAAGGCT comes from the Prochlorococcus marinus str. MIT 9515 genome and includes:
- a CDS encoding alpha/beta hydrolase — encoded protein: MKFSKSLLSKIFLIIITNHIFLNPPKVQSAENIKIIYGIFSRTVTVDSLKDFAENGKSSMSLRRILNATGSSDDEIQTILNKNFEIPITIASKLVYSEIGNVFLTRLSSILHTPRTNDERTGMLALRSSVIKGLNIGNGKINLIRFFESYPTKTIILNVNALSKVMNKVQSISELLEFFTSKPLEQIKNN